From Erwinia pyri, a single genomic window includes:
- the bcsR gene encoding cellulose biosynthesis protein BcsR, with amino-acid sequence MTSEKRLPVLTAPGEAQDDIRALAAAFSLQRWHYVDISRQERLDGIVARWPLLAELATAASTEDR; translated from the coding sequence ATGACGAGTGAAAAGCGTTTGCCGGTATTAACGGCGCCTGGTGAGGCACAGGATGATATTCGTGCGTTAGCCGCCGCCTTTTCTCTACAACGCTGGCACTATGTGGATATTTCCCGGCAGGAGCGCCTTGACGGCATAGTGGCCCGCTGGCCGCTGCTTGCCGAGCTGGCCACCGCCGCCTCTACTGAGGATCGGTAG
- the bcsA gene encoding UDP-forming cellulose synthase catalytic subunit, which yields MMLLRWLLTPAVFLGLQQRYSGFRQQGTPALTAGLHCFWLSLAWAVLRFEQPGWQKINANRRRFYPHISPERPRPADCLRYGLQSLWLLLVMPLDSVSSSERSPVIPLRSWRQRAFLWLDKLPQRFEERGIARKADRHLKRLPSWLRQVLLGGAILVATGLALLCISQPFDLVTQLIFVLLLWGVAMVVRGIPGRLPTMMLIVLSLTISCRYLWWRYTSTLNWDDPVSLTFGVLLVAAETYAWVVLVLGYFQTLWPLQRQPVSMPEETASWPTVDLLVPTYNEALSVVKPTLYAALGIDWPKEKLTIYLLDDGNRPEFREFAQEIGVQYVARTSHEHAKAGNINHALKTVCRSEYVAIFDCDHVPTRSFLQVSLGWFLKDPKLAMLQTPHHFFSPDPFERNLGRFRRTPNEGTLFYGLVQDGNDIWDAAFFCGSCAVLRRSALDEIGGIAVETVTEDAHTSLRLHRRGYTSAYIRIPQAAGLATESLSAHIGQRIRWARGMVQIFRLDNPLTGRGLKLVQRLCYANAMLHFLSGIPRLIFLLAPLGFLLFHAFIIFAPALVIAIFVLPHMIHTSLTNSRIQGRWRHSFWSEVYETVLAWYIARPTTVALFNPHKGKFNVTAKGGLVEEQHLDWVITRPYMCLVLINLAGVAAAIWRLHYGPPQEVLTILVSLLWVFYNMIILGGAVAVSVEARQIREAHRVEIAMPAALARADGHMLPCTLRDYSDGGVGVEMREENQLSEHDKVYLLLRRGQQEFSFPCVVQRTFGRRAGIRLHELTTEQHVEFIQCTFARADTWALWQDSFPEDKPVQSLADIVVLGFRGYLRLAEHGPAPLRGLFTLLTRLAGWIASFFPRIVSGTGSPLQMKRR from the coding sequence ATGATGCTGCTGCGCTGGCTTCTGACCCCGGCGGTCTTCCTTGGCTTGCAGCAGCGCTACAGCGGATTTCGTCAGCAGGGTACCCCGGCTCTGACTGCCGGGCTGCACTGCTTCTGGCTGAGCCTGGCCTGGGCAGTGTTGAGGTTTGAACAGCCCGGCTGGCAAAAGATCAACGCTAACCGCCGCCGGTTCTACCCCCATATTTCGCCGGAAAGGCCACGCCCTGCAGACTGCTTGCGCTATGGCCTGCAAAGCCTCTGGCTGCTGCTGGTGATGCCGCTGGATAGCGTCAGCAGCAGCGAACGTTCGCCTGTTATTCCGCTACGAAGCTGGCGACAACGTGCCTTTCTCTGGCTGGATAAACTGCCCCAGCGGTTCGAAGAGCGGGGAATTGCCCGCAAAGCGGATCGCCACCTGAAAAGGCTGCCCTCCTGGCTACGTCAGGTGTTGCTTGGTGGCGCGATCCTCGTCGCCACCGGGCTGGCCCTGCTCTGTATCTCTCAGCCGTTTGACCTTGTTACCCAACTGATCTTTGTGCTGCTACTGTGGGGCGTGGCGATGGTGGTGCGGGGCATTCCGGGAAGGCTGCCCACCATGATGCTGATCGTGCTCTCGCTGACCATCTCCTGCCGCTACCTGTGGTGGCGCTATACCTCCACGCTGAACTGGGATGACCCGGTCAGTCTGACCTTTGGCGTGCTGCTGGTTGCGGCAGAAACCTACGCGTGGGTGGTGCTGGTGCTGGGCTATTTCCAGACGTTGTGGCCGCTGCAACGTCAGCCCGTGTCGATGCCGGAAGAGACGGCAAGCTGGCCCACCGTGGATTTATTAGTACCCACCTATAATGAAGCGTTAAGCGTGGTGAAACCGACGCTCTATGCTGCGCTGGGCATTGACTGGCCAAAAGAGAAGCTGACAATTTACCTGCTGGATGATGGTAACCGACCTGAGTTCCGTGAATTCGCGCAGGAAATTGGCGTGCAGTATGTGGCGCGAACCAGCCATGAACATGCTAAAGCGGGTAACATTAACCATGCGCTGAAAACCGTCTGTCGCAGCGAGTATGTTGCGATTTTTGACTGTGACCATGTGCCCACCCGCTCGTTCCTGCAGGTCTCGCTTGGCTGGTTCCTGAAGGATCCGAAGCTGGCGATGCTTCAGACGCCGCACCACTTCTTCTCGCCCGACCCGTTTGAACGCAATCTTGGCCGGTTCCGCCGCACGCCAAATGAGGGCACGCTGTTTTATGGTCTGGTGCAGGATGGTAACGATATCTGGGATGCCGCGTTCTTTTGCGGTTCGTGCGCCGTGCTCCGCCGTTCCGCGCTGGATGAGATTGGCGGTATCGCCGTCGAAACGGTGACCGAAGATGCGCATACCTCGCTGCGCCTGCACCGCAGGGGCTACACCTCAGCCTATATCCGTATTCCGCAGGCGGCCGGACTGGCTACAGAAAGTCTCTCCGCCCACATCGGGCAGCGTATTCGCTGGGCAAGGGGAATGGTGCAGATTTTCCGGCTGGATAATCCGCTGACGGGTCGGGGGCTGAAGCTGGTGCAACGGCTCTGTTATGCCAACGCCATGCTGCACTTTTTGTCCGGCATTCCCCGGCTGATATTTCTGCTGGCGCCGCTGGGCTTTCTGCTCTTCCACGCCTTTATTATCTTTGCGCCGGCGCTGGTCATCGCCATTTTCGTGCTGCCGCACATGATCCACACCAGCCTGACCAACTCACGCATTCAAGGGCGCTGGCGGCACTCTTTCTGGAGTGAAGTGTATGAGACGGTGCTGGCCTGGTATATCGCCAGGCCCACTACCGTCGCGTTGTTCAATCCGCATAAGGGCAAGTTCAACGTCACCGCCAAGGGCGGTCTGGTGGAAGAGCAGCATCTGGACTGGGTCATTACCCGACCTTACATGTGCCTGGTGCTGATTAATCTGGCGGGCGTGGCCGCAGCCATCTGGCGACTGCATTACGGGCCACCGCAAGAGGTGCTGACGATCCTGGTCAGCCTGCTCTGGGTGTTCTACAACATGATTATTCTGGGCGGCGCGGTCGCCGTATCGGTAGAGGCCAGGCAGATCCGTGAAGCCCATCGCGTTGAAATTGCGATGCCCGCTGCGCTGGCCCGGGCTGACGGGCATATGCTGCCCTGTACGCTACGGGATTACTCAGACGGCGGCGTGGGTGTGGAGATGAGAGAAGAAAACCAGCTCAGCGAGCACGATAAAGTTTATCTGCTGCTGCGCCGCGGTCAGCAGGAATTCAGCTTCCCCTGTGTGGTTCAGCGGACGTTTGGCCGCCGTGCCGGCATCCGTTTGCATGAGCTGACAACGGAACAGCACGTCGAATTTATTCAGTGTACCTTTGCCCGCGCCGATACCTGGGCGCTGTGGCAGGACAGTTTCCCTGAAGATAAACCTGTTCAGAGCCTGGCCGATATTGTGGTGCTGGGCTTCAGGGGGTATTTACGGCTTGCCGAACATGGTCCGGCTCCGTTGCGCGGGTTATTTACGCTGCTGACGAGGCTGGCAGGCTGGATAGCCTCTTTTTTCCCGAGGATCGTGAGCGGAACAGGCTCGCCATTACAGATGAAGAGAAGATGA
- the bcsQ gene encoding cellulose biosynthesis protein BcsQ has translation MPVIALQGVRGGAGTTSLTAAFAWALQTQGESVVVADLSPDNQLRLHFNTRATHPRGWLRAALDDQPWQQSALRYATGLDFIPFGQINDRELMTFVSQPLAYGGHWAAHLAELRHSYRWILLDVPAGATPWTRSLLTLADRVISVVVPDANCHIRLHQQRFAAGNLFLLNQYSPLVNSQQDLHQLWLSTLDNLIPLSVHRDEAVAEALLNKQPFTEYRPQSLAAEEMMTFASWALINLRGIPA, from the coding sequence GTGCCGGTTATTGCTCTTCAGGGCGTGCGCGGCGGCGCAGGAACAACTTCGTTGACGGCGGCTTTTGCCTGGGCGTTGCAAACGCAGGGAGAGTCGGTGGTTGTCGCCGATCTCTCGCCGGATAATCAGCTACGCCTTCACTTTAATACCCGGGCCACGCACCCTCGCGGCTGGCTGCGTGCCGCGCTCGACGACCAGCCCTGGCAACAAAGCGCTCTGCGCTATGCGACAGGCCTGGATTTTATCCCGTTCGGCCAGATCAACGATCGGGAACTGATGACGTTTGTCAGCCAGCCGCTGGCATATGGCGGGCACTGGGCTGCCCATCTGGCAGAGCTACGCCACTCTTACCGCTGGATTTTACTGGACGTTCCCGCAGGCGCAACGCCCTGGACGCGTTCCCTGCTGACGCTGGCCGATCGGGTTATCAGCGTGGTGGTGCCGGATGCCAATTGCCATATCCGTCTGCATCAGCAGCGCTTCGCCGCCGGTAACCTCTTTCTGCTGAATCAATATTCCCCGCTCGTTAATTCCCAGCAGGATCTGCATCAGCTCTGGCTAAGCACGCTGGATAATCTGATCCCGCTCTCTGTCCACCGCGACGAAGCGGTAGCCGAAGCGCTGCTGAACAAACAGCCGTTTACGGAATATCGCCCGCAGAGTCTGGCGGCGGAAGAGATGATGACGTTTGCCAGCTGGGCGCTGATCAATCTGCGTGGGATACCGGCATGA
- a CDS encoding cellulose biosynthesis protein BcsC, which yields MKRSLLSLILPVLLLPLSSTVTAAEQVQPIEWLLQQVRIGEATNKYDLVSASLYRLEKIAPEDPQVLAAQIRLALRQGQQEKARQLMVTLKAVSPDSLVTRQTEASLLLLSDAGRQQLQQARLLATAGRLAEARALYDRQFNGIFPSSEIALEYWRLVARLPGEETRALAELSALDQQAPGNINVRMAIAQMELSRNNPAAAVKQLQAVAADPAGEMQAAQLWLSSIKSQPVTAQSVAQLKVYLDTFTHDKPQSDGVAELTRQQKMLADPAYQQRLRGLAMIEQGEGTAAIPALRAALKAAPDDPDLLGAMGQALARADNREAANDYLQRAIAADAQGTDIGKWRSLLQSNQYWLAIAQGDKALTAGDLSQASRQYQLAHSLDNQDGYALIGQGDVAQARKDPATAEELYRQALRSDPGNATAVQRLAALYQQQSPQKALAFINGLSAAQKSSVSATLASLRSNALSGEGDQLAEAGNWPQAAEKYRLAQQAAPQDIWLNYRLAGALRRAGQPQAADERMQAMARQQPDEPAQVYANALYLSGSDRADAALAQLHALPKAKWDRNMQDLADRLENDRKQAQAEARLDEVEALVARNQLNTAHTKLGALPADFSLQSVNSGRRVANAWLAAGEPQQAATIYQQLKPLAAREGPSQSSSLLYRDAARLETLQQQPQAARADYARAMVASGITPVQPDSNEEYTRLTRNDGRDDWLKRGIRSDAADLYRQQETTLTLEEDYSRNKGTGGISDFTAHTTMIEAEAPFSVGKGFFRLDNVDLSAGSFLRSSTGTIDENFGTCASADAVCNRDFRQHQNGTSVGLGYRSDRWSADLGSTPLGFAVTNWVGGLTWNTDLQDLGVSLTASRRPISSSLLSYAGARDPNPASGKTWGGVVATGGALGLSYDQGKANGIWASLSAHQITGENVADNSRERIMAGYYYKLINEDNRRATIGLNGMVWHYAHDLSDYSLGQGGYYSPQRYNSIAVPVTWRQRTENWSYDLAGSVSWSHSETRAESRYPLDFGSLTRDNPKSSDSSSSGFGYTLRALVERRLTSHWTLGMGIDIQQAKDYTPSHGLIYARYSMAGWEGDLNMPPEPLTPYADFD from the coding sequence GTGAAACGCTCGCTGCTAAGCCTGATCCTGCCGGTACTGCTGCTGCCGTTAAGCAGCACCGTAACAGCTGCGGAGCAGGTGCAACCGATTGAGTGGCTGCTGCAGCAGGTCAGGATTGGCGAAGCCACCAATAAATACGATCTGGTCAGCGCGTCGCTCTACCGGCTGGAGAAGATTGCGCCGGAAGATCCGCAGGTGCTGGCGGCGCAAATCCGCCTGGCGCTGCGTCAGGGGCAGCAGGAGAAAGCCCGCCAGCTGATGGTGACGCTGAAGGCCGTTTCCCCGGATTCGCTGGTGACCCGTCAGACTGAAGCCAGCCTGCTTTTACTCTCAGATGCGGGGCGGCAACAGCTGCAGCAGGCAAGGCTGCTCGCCACTGCCGGACGTCTTGCAGAAGCGCGTGCGCTCTACGATCGGCAATTCAACGGTATATTTCCTTCCAGTGAGATTGCCCTGGAGTACTGGCGGTTAGTGGCGCGGCTGCCGGGAGAAGAGACGCGTGCGCTGGCAGAGCTCTCTGCGCTGGACCAGCAGGCGCCAGGCAACATCAATGTCCGTATGGCGATAGCGCAGATGGAGCTGAGCCGCAATAATCCGGCGGCAGCGGTGAAGCAGCTTCAGGCGGTGGCAGCCGATCCTGCAGGAGAGATGCAGGCCGCCCAACTGTGGCTCAGCAGCATCAAATCCCAGCCGGTTACGGCGCAAAGCGTGGCGCAGCTGAAGGTCTACCTCGACACCTTTACCCACGACAAACCGCAGTCTGACGGCGTGGCTGAGCTTACCCGTCAGCAAAAAATGTTGGCCGATCCCGCTTATCAGCAGCGCCTGCGCGGACTGGCGATGATTGAGCAGGGTGAGGGCACCGCCGCAATTCCCGCATTACGTGCGGCGTTAAAAGCGGCGCCAGACGACCCCGATCTGCTGGGCGCTATGGGCCAGGCGCTGGCACGGGCAGATAACCGTGAAGCGGCCAATGACTATCTGCAGCGGGCTATAGCCGCAGATGCTCAGGGGACCGACATCGGCAAGTGGCGCAGTCTGCTGCAGTCCAACCAGTACTGGCTGGCGATTGCACAGGGGGATAAAGCGCTGACGGCGGGCGATCTGTCTCAGGCAAGCCGTCAATATCAGCTGGCTCACAGTCTGGATAACCAGGATGGCTATGCGTTGATCGGGCAGGGTGATGTGGCACAGGCGCGCAAGGATCCGGCCACGGCAGAAGAACTCTACCGGCAGGCCTTACGCAGCGATCCGGGTAATGCCACTGCCGTTCAGCGTCTTGCCGCGCTTTATCAGCAACAGTCGCCGCAAAAAGCGCTGGCGTTTATTAACGGGTTGTCGGCGGCGCAGAAAAGTTCTGTCAGCGCTACTCTCGCCAGCCTGCGCAGCAACGCGCTCAGTGGCGAAGGGGATCAGTTAGCCGAAGCTGGCAACTGGCCGCAGGCGGCAGAGAAATACCGGCTGGCACAGCAGGCTGCTCCGCAGGATATCTGGCTGAATTACCGGCTGGCAGGCGCGTTACGCCGCGCGGGTCAGCCTCAGGCTGCCGATGAACGGATGCAGGCCATGGCCCGACAGCAGCCTGACGAGCCCGCGCAGGTCTATGCTAACGCGCTCTATCTTTCCGGCAGCGATCGTGCCGATGCAGCGTTGGCACAGCTCCATGCCCTGCCGAAGGCGAAATGGGATCGCAACATGCAGGATCTCGCGGATCGTCTGGAAAACGATCGCAAGCAGGCACAAGCGGAAGCCCGGCTGGATGAGGTCGAAGCGCTGGTGGCGCGCAACCAGCTAAACACTGCCCATACGAAGCTCGGCGCACTGCCAGCGGATTTCTCTCTTCAGAGCGTGAACAGTGGGCGAAGAGTGGCAAATGCCTGGCTGGCTGCAGGAGAACCGCAGCAGGCCGCTACGATCTATCAGCAGCTGAAGCCGCTGGCCGCCAGAGAAGGCCCTTCGCAAAGCAGCTCGCTGCTCTATCGCGATGCGGCCAGGCTTGAAACCCTTCAGCAGCAGCCTCAGGCCGCCCGGGCTGATTACGCCCGCGCCATGGTTGCCAGCGGCATCACTCCCGTTCAGCCGGACTCTAATGAAGAGTATACCCGCCTGACCCGCAATGACGGGCGCGACGACTGGCTCAAACGCGGTATTCGTAGCGACGCTGCCGATCTCTATCGTCAGCAGGAGACCACGCTGACGCTGGAGGAGGACTATTCGCGCAACAAAGGGACGGGTGGTATCTCGGACTTTACTGCCCATACCACCATGATCGAAGCGGAAGCGCCGTTTTCTGTTGGAAAAGGTTTCTTCCGGCTCGATAACGTCGATCTCTCTGCGGGATCGTTTTTGCGCAGCAGCACGGGCACCATCGATGAAAACTTTGGCACCTGCGCCAGTGCCGACGCCGTTTGTAACCGGGATTTCCGGCAGCATCAGAACGGCACCAGCGTTGGCCTGGGCTACAGGAGCGATCGCTGGTCGGCAGATCTGGGCAGCACGCCGCTGGGGTTCGCCGTCACTAACTGGGTCGGCGGCCTGACATGGAATACCGATCTGCAGGACCTGGGGGTCTCGCTGACCGCCTCAAGACGGCCTATTTCCAGCTCATTACTCTCTTACGCTGGCGCACGGGACCCGAATCCGGCCAGCGGCAAGACCTGGGGCGGCGTGGTGGCGACCGGCGGCGCGCTTGGTCTGAGCTATGACCAGGGCAAAGCTAACGGCATCTGGGCCTCTCTCAGCGCCCATCAAATCACCGGCGAAAACGTAGCGGATAACTCCCGTGAGCGCATCATGGCAGGGTACTACTACAAGCTGATCAATGAAGATAACCGCCGGGCGACGATAGGCCTGAACGGTATGGTTTGGCATTACGCTCACGATCTGAGTGATTACTCACTGGGGCAGGGAGGCTACTACAGCCCGCAGCGCTATAACTCCATTGCCGTGCCGGTCACCTGGCGTCAGCGCACGGAAAACTGGTCTTATGATCTGGCCGGATCCGTGTCATGGTCCCATTCAGAAACCCGGGCAGAGTCGCGCTATCCGCTCGATTTTGGTTCTTTGACCCGCGACAACCCTAAAAGCAGCGACAGCAGCAGCAGCGGCTTTGGCTACACGCTGCGGGCGCTGGTGGAACGCAGGCTGACCTCGCACTGGACGCTGGGTATGGGTATCGACATTCAGCAGGCTAAGGATTATACGCCCAGCCATGGTCTGATCTATGCCCGCTACTCTATGGCTGGCTGGGAAGGCGATCTCAACATGCCTCCTGAACCGCTTACGCCATATGCCGATTTTGATTAA
- the bcsB gene encoding cellulose biosynthesis cyclic di-GMP-binding regulatory protein BcsB, producing MTIKPGWFAALLLGMTSVVQAAPETLSQPVSSTSSPGAEPGTAPAAPVRNALTKFSEIAPPPGNFTLLGTRPQGQIEFGVRSDEVVTRALLNLTFRPSPSLIPSLSHLKVYLNDELAGLVPIAAEQLGKTNQVQVPIDPRFIGDFNRIRLQLVGHYANICENPANSVIWLDIGKESTLDLSLQKLPVKDDLSHFPEPFFDARDNRPLSLPMVFAAAPDVGEQRAAAVLASWFGTKADWRGQTFPVFYNALPEMQHAVVFATNDKRPDFLKSLPPVEKPTVEMIDSPGNPYQKMLLILGRDDNDLLTAVQGIAQGEMLLRGQTSTIDSVKELAARQPYDAPKWVRTDRATTFGELQQFQGQLQADGTQPGPISLTLKLPPDLFLVRARGIDMDIKYRYTSPVQDDGSRLAVNLNDQFVQDYALTTKRDEGKQLLRIPLVQGLLDGGRQLTIPALRLGMVNQLRFDFDYANTFIGGSYNNTTNESRCETITPVTNHAVIDANSTVDFSGYRHYMEMPSLGAFANAGFPFSRSADLAQTLVLVSGRPEPEKVSALLNALGNISAQTGYPALKVQITDDWSKAKSYDADLLMIGTLPADMKGDVNLLVDAAKSWVNKPNRQTAFSGGLSSPEDRQAESQTTISSTGPVAALVGFQSPFAAQRSVVALLADSPQAWSLLNGALIDSGKRAAIFGSASIIRDSGVNSLQVGETYWIGHLPWYERLWNALATHPILLALFAAVVVVVFALLVWRLMRRVSRHRLGDEDDRE from the coding sequence ATGACGATAAAACCAGGTTGGTTCGCGGCATTATTACTGGGTATGACTTCGGTGGTGCAGGCCGCGCCGGAGACCCTTTCTCAGCCGGTATCGAGTACCTCATCGCCAGGCGCCGAGCCGGGCACCGCGCCGGCCGCTCCGGTGCGCAATGCGCTGACGAAGTTCTCTGAGATTGCGCCTCCGCCGGGCAACTTTACTCTGCTGGGTACCCGACCCCAGGGGCAGATTGAGTTTGGCGTGCGCAGCGATGAGGTGGTGACCAGGGCGTTGCTGAACCTCACTTTTCGCCCTTCGCCGTCGCTGATCCCCTCCCTTTCGCATCTTAAAGTTTATCTGAATGATGAACTGGCAGGCCTGGTGCCGATTGCTGCCGAACAGCTGGGGAAAACCAATCAGGTTCAGGTGCCGATCGACCCCCGTTTTATTGGCGACTTTAACCGCATCCGGCTACAGCTGGTGGGACATTACGCCAACATCTGCGAAAATCCGGCAAACAGCGTTATCTGGCTGGATATCGGCAAGGAAAGCACGCTGGATCTCTCGCTGCAGAAACTGCCGGTGAAAGACGATCTGTCGCACTTCCCGGAACCATTCTTTGACGCGCGGGATAACCGTCCCCTGTCTCTGCCGATGGTTTTTGCCGCGGCGCCTGATGTAGGCGAGCAGCGAGCGGCGGCGGTGCTCGCCTCCTGGTTCGGGACCAAAGCCGACTGGCGCGGGCAGACATTCCCGGTGTTTTACAACGCGCTACCTGAAATGCAGCATGCTGTGGTCTTCGCCACCAACGACAAACGGCCAGATTTCCTGAAATCGCTGCCGCCGGTAGAGAAACCCACGGTAGAGATGATCGACAGCCCGGGTAATCCGTATCAGAAAATGCTGCTGATCCTGGGGCGTGACGACAACGATTTGCTGACGGCGGTGCAGGGAATTGCGCAGGGCGAAATGCTGCTGCGCGGACAGACCTCCACTATCGACAGCGTGAAAGAGCTGGCAGCACGGCAGCCTTACGATGCGCCAAAATGGGTACGTACCGACCGCGCCACCACCTTTGGCGAGCTGCAGCAGTTCCAGGGCCAGCTTCAGGCCGATGGCACGCAGCCCGGCCCCATCTCCCTGACCCTGAAGCTGCCGCCGGATCTGTTTCTGGTGCGCGCACGCGGTATCGATATGGACATCAAATACCGCTATACCTCACCGGTGCAGGATGACGGATCGCGGCTGGCGGTGAACCTGAACGATCAGTTTGTGCAGGATTATGCGTTAACTACCAAACGGGACGAAGGCAAACAGCTGCTGCGCATTCCGCTGGTACAGGGTTTACTGGACGGTGGCAGGCAGCTCACCATTCCGGCGCTGCGGCTGGGCATGGTCAATCAGCTGCGGTTTGACTTCGACTACGCCAATACTTTTATTGGCGGAAGCTATAACAACACCACCAACGAAAGCCGTTGCGAGACCATTACTCCTGTTACCAACCATGCGGTGATTGACGCCAACTCCACGGTCGACTTCTCCGGCTATCGTCATTACATGGAGATGCCTTCGCTGGGCGCTTTTGCCAATGCAGGCTTCCCGTTCAGCCGCAGCGCCGATCTGGCGCAAACGCTGGTGCTGGTCAGTGGCCGGCCAGAGCCGGAAAAAGTCAGCGCGTTACTGAATGCGCTCGGTAACATCTCTGCCCAGACCGGCTATCCGGCGCTGAAGGTTCAGATTACCGATGACTGGAGCAAGGCGAAATCGTACGACGCTGACCTGTTGATGATCGGCACCTTACCTGCGGATATGAAAGGCGACGTGAACCTGCTGGTGGATGCGGCGAAAAGCTGGGTGAACAAGCCAAATCGCCAGACCGCCTTCTCAGGCGGCCTCTCCTCTCCTGAAGATCGCCAGGCAGAAAGCCAGACCACTATCAGCTCAACCGGCCCGGTGGCGGCGCTGGTCGGTTTCCAGTCTCCGTTCGCTGCCCAGCGCAGCGTTGTTGCTCTGCTGGCCGACAGCCCACAGGCCTGGTCACTGCTGAACGGGGCGCTGATCGACAGCGGCAAACGGGCCGCTATCTTTGGTTCCGCCTCGATTATACGCGACTCCGGCGTCAACAGCCTGCAGGTTGGCGAGACCTACTGGATCGGCCATCTTCCCTGGTATGAACGGCTGTGGAATGCGCTGGCCACGCATCCGATCCTGCTGGCGCTCTTTGCCGCCGTGGTGGTGGTGGTGTTTGCGCTGCTGGTCTGGCGCCTGATGCGCCGCGTAAGCCGTCATCGTCTGGGTGATGAGGATGACCGGGAGTGA